A genomic segment from Nodularia sphaerocarpa UHCC 0038 encodes:
- a CDS encoding phasin family protein, producing MDNNNWLQQLMMLGIGTTSLVAEKMRQVSDDLVKDGKLDPEQAKAVMDDVVQQLKSEQGNLEEQMQRQMRNMMQDLGVARQSEVDELRGRIDRLERQLRDLENKLWR from the coding sequence ATGGATAATAATAACTGGTTACAACAGTTAATGATGCTCGGTATTGGTACAACGTCTTTGGTAGCGGAAAAAATGCGGCAAGTTAGCGATGATTTAGTTAAGGACGGTAAACTTGATCCTGAGCAAGCTAAGGCGGTCATGGATGACGTTGTACAGCAATTAAAGTCAGAGCAGGGAAACTTGGAAGAGCAAATGCAACGACAAATGCGGAATATGATGCAGGATTTGGGCGTGGCTCGTCAGTCTGAAGTGGATGAATTACGGGGGAGAATTGACCGTTTAGAGCGTCAACTGCGTGATTTAGAAAATAAGCTTTGGCGATAA
- a CDS encoding FKBP-type peptidyl-prolyl cis-trans isomerase: protein MKSILLSVGFMLVCVVVLVVAQVNNNVNSALAANLTETTPAPTSVTKNQTLIASNTMSDANVVTNPSGLKYIELEEGTGATPKPGQKVAVHYTGTLEDGTKFDSSRDRGKPFEFNIGTGQVIKGWDEGLSTMKVGGRRQLIIPAELGYGSRGAGGVIPPNATLLFDVELVGIK from the coding sequence TTGAAATCAATTTTACTCAGCGTGGGTTTCATGCTGGTCTGTGTTGTGGTTTTGGTAGTAGCACAAGTTAACAATAATGTCAACTCTGCTCTTGCTGCTAATTTGACCGAAACTACACCAGCACCCACTAGTGTCACGAAAAACCAAACCTTGATTGCGAGCAATACTATGTCTGATGCCAATGTCGTAACCAACCCATCTGGACTGAAATATATTGAATTAGAAGAAGGAACTGGCGCGACTCCTAAACCTGGACAAAAGGTTGCAGTTCACTACACCGGTACTTTAGAAGATGGTACTAAGTTTGATAGTTCACGCGATCGCGGTAAACCCTTCGAGTTTAATATCGGTACCGGACAAGTAATTAAAGGTTGGGACGAAGGACTCAGCACTATGAAAGTAGGCGGTCGTCGTCAGTTAATCATTCCCGCAGAGTTAGGTTATGGCTCCCGTGGTGCTGGTGGTGTGATTCCACCCAATGCTACTTTGCTATTTGACGTTGAATTGGTGGGTATTAAGTAG
- the dnaB gene encoding replicative DNA helicase, producing MSEELSFQGDGSDRLPPQNIEAEEAILGGILLDPEAIGRVSDRLLPIAFYISAHKDIYQAALRLHAQGKPTDLLSVTSWLADNDILARIGGRNKLATLVDRTVSAVNIDALARLVMEKYLRRQLIKAGNEIVHLGYETETELPTVLDQAEQKVFGVTQERPQSGLTHISDTLINTFQDIESRHQGIALPGIPCGFYDLDSLTSGFQRSDLIIIAGRPSMGKTAFCLNLAHNIAAGYKLPVAFFSLEMSKEQLVQRLLASEAGIETSYLRSGRISQTQWEPLSRAIGMLSEMPIFIDDTSNITITQMRSQARRLQAEQGTELGLVVIDYLQLMEGAGDNRVQELSKITRSLKGLARELSVPVIALSQLSRGVEARTNKRPMLSDLRESGSIEQDADLVVMLYRDDYYNPDSPDRGIAEAIIAKHRNGPTGTVKLLFDPQFTKFKNLARQGNY from the coding sequence ATGTCTGAAGAACTGAGTTTTCAAGGCGATGGTAGCGATCGCCTACCACCCCAAAATATTGAAGCAGAAGAAGCGATTTTGGGGGGAATTTTACTTGATCCAGAAGCCATTGGGAGAGTGAGCGATCGCCTCTTACCAATAGCCTTCTACATCAGCGCTCACAAAGATATCTATCAAGCAGCCCTGCGCCTTCACGCTCAAGGTAAACCCACAGACTTACTCTCAGTCACAAGTTGGCTAGCCGATAACGATATTCTCGCCCGCATTGGTGGGAGAAATAAATTAGCCACCCTCGTAGATCGCACAGTATCAGCAGTTAACATCGATGCCTTAGCCAGGCTGGTAATGGAAAAGTACCTGCGCCGACAGTTAATTAAAGCTGGTAACGAAATTGTCCATCTTGGTTACGAGACAGAAACCGAATTACCAACAGTTTTAGATCAAGCAGAACAGAAAGTTTTTGGTGTTACTCAAGAACGTCCCCAATCAGGTTTAACTCACATTTCTGATACCCTGATTAATACCTTTCAAGATATTGAAAGCCGTCACCAAGGCATTGCCTTACCCGGTATTCCTTGCGGCTTCTATGATTTAGATTCCTTAACCAGTGGCTTCCAGCGTTCTGATTTGATTATTATCGCCGGTAGACCATCAATGGGGAAAACGGCATTTTGTTTAAATCTTGCTCACAACATCGCGGCTGGTTACAAATTACCCGTGGCCTTTTTTAGTTTAGAAATGTCTAAAGAACAGCTAGTACAGAGACTATTGGCTAGTGAAGCGGGAATTGAAACTAGTTATTTGCGGAGTGGGCGCATTAGTCAAACACAATGGGAACCTTTAAGCCGTGCTATTGGTATGCTTTCAGAGATGCCCATTTTTATTGATGACACATCTAATATTACCATCACCCAAATGCGTAGTCAAGCCAGGCGACTGCAAGCAGAACAGGGAACTGAATTAGGATTAGTTGTGATAGATTATTTGCAATTAATGGAAGGTGCTGGTGATAACCGCGTTCAAGAATTATCAAAAATTACCCGTTCTCTCAAAGGTTTAGCGCGGGAATTATCTGTGCCAGTGATTGCTCTATCACAGTTGAGTCGTGGGGTGGAAGCACGCACCAATAAGCGCCCCATGCTCTCAGATTTGAGGGAAAGTGGCAGTATTGAGCAAGACGCGGATTTAGTAGTCATGTTATACCGCGATGATTATTATAATCCTGACAGTCCTGATCGGGGGATTGCAGAAGCTATCATCGCTAAACACCGCAACGGTCCCACAGGTACTGTTAAGCTTTTATTTGATCCGCAGTTTACAAAGTTTAAAAATTTAGCCAGACAAGGTAATTATTAG
- the rplI gene encoding 50S ribosomal protein L9 yields the protein MAKRVQLVLNQDISKLGKLGDLVDVAPGYARNYLIPQKLATHATPGILKQVERRREKEFQRQLELRQQALEQKAALEKIGSLQISKPLGENEAIFGTVTTQDVADAIQAATSQEIDRRGITIPDINHLGTYQAEVKLHSDVTAQVNIEVVAS from the coding sequence ATGGCGAAACGTGTACAGTTAGTTTTAAATCAAGATATTAGCAAACTGGGAAAATTAGGCGATTTAGTAGACGTAGCTCCCGGCTATGCTCGTAATTATCTCATTCCCCAGAAATTGGCAACTCATGCTACTCCCGGTATTCTCAAACAAGTAGAACGCCGTCGCGAGAAAGAGTTTCAACGCCAATTAGAACTTCGTCAACAAGCTTTAGAGCAAAAAGCAGCTTTAGAAAAAATTGGCAGCTTGCAAATTTCCAAACCCCTTGGTGAAAACGAAGCAATTTTCGGTACAGTCACGACTCAAGATGTCGCAGACGCAATTCAGGCGGCTACCAGTCAAGAAATTGATCGTCGTGGTATTACCATTCCTGATATTAACCATCTGGGAACTTACCAAGCCGAAGTCAAGCTACATTCTGACGTAACGGCTCAAGTTAATATTGAAGTTGTAGCCAGTTAA
- a CDS encoding alpha-1,3-mannosyltransferase family protein, translated as MSRGIYIIANDKVLEQAIALLNSIRLHDANTPIIIIPYDDNYHKIAETLNQHYKVQVYEDLDFIDRLAGKLHETFGGKFFARPNQFRKQACWFGPFDEFLYIDTDIVVFEKIIDNLNYLAKADFICCDYQHLGGIKNVFSSQVLEDKIFTEAEVKDIFNGGFWGSKKNLVSENDLYEIFTECAAHPEYFDFSEKTSDQPIINYMLLKRISRRFNIVRREGKAPGNWAGTPHFQPQGNILFDPTVNQPLQYLHWAGIRIQPGCPYWEIWEHYRHLNPALPAANIPAPIEKNQLQATLEQVKNQLRKLKKSVL; from the coding sequence ATGAGTCGCGGAATTTATATTATTGCTAATGACAAAGTTTTGGAGCAGGCGATCGCACTCCTAAATAGTATCAGATTGCATGACGCAAATACACCAATTATCATAATTCCTTATGATGATAACTATCATAAAATAGCCGAAACACTTAACCAACATTATAAAGTCCAAGTTTACGAAGACTTAGATTTTATTGATCGTCTAGCGGGAAAATTACATGAAACTTTCGGGGGTAAGTTTTTCGCTCGTCCCAATCAATTTCGCAAGCAGGCTTGTTGGTTTGGTCCCTTTGATGAATTTTTGTACATTGATACCGATATTGTCGTTTTTGAAAAGATTATTGATAATCTCAATTATCTAGCTAAAGCAGATTTTATTTGTTGTGATTATCAACATTTAGGTGGAATTAAAAATGTTTTTAGTTCCCAGGTATTAGAAGATAAAATCTTTACTGAAGCAGAAGTTAAAGATATTTTTAACGGTGGGTTTTGGGGTTCCAAAAAAAACTTAGTCTCGGAAAATGATTTATATGAAATTTTTACCGAGTGTGCAGCCCATCCAGAATACTTTGACTTTTCTGAAAAGACTTCTGACCAACCAATTATCAACTATATGTTGCTGAAGCGGATTTCACGTCGCTTCAATATAGTTCGGCGAGAGGGTAAAGCACCGGGAAATTGGGCGGGAACTCCCCACTTTCAGCCCCAAGGCAATATTCTCTTTGATCCTACAGTCAATCAACCGCTACAATATCTCCACTGGGCGGGGATTCGGATTCAACCCGGTTGTCCCTACTGGGAAATTTGGGAACATTACCGTCATCTGAATCCAGCGTTACCTGCGGCGAATATACCAGCACCGATAGAAAAAAATCAGTTGCAAGCAACTCTCGAACAGGTGAAAAATCAACTTCGTAAACTGAAAAAAAGCGTTTTATAG
- a CDS encoding Npun_R2821/Npun_R2822 family protein gives MDGICTLANDRVYQQLVALLNSIEAIYGQNMPVCIYPYDDNTTQITAEIAHRPNVQIYDNQESIQQWDEFVCQIWDAHPSAQAHWLKLGNYKYYRVGTHRRYGAFDGPFDRFVYMDADTLLMSPLTEVFNQLNHNDWVVYDFQYTDLSHVYHQSSAKLTEIFSPERLQTEIFCSGFYGSKKGVFDAQMRELLLEKLRAGEAEILYDMAPDQTILNYMVMRSGISSCNLALELTKAQKTGCCVSSAHFQAEDNILYDHGKRLTYIHYIGLKSQLFQQVCQGENIDFPYRDVFLHYRYLHEPDKRPKFTTKAKAYNAPPSLATKVLKKLGLTGRGK, from the coding sequence ATGGATGGTATTTGTACCCTGGCTAACGACCGAGTTTATCAACAACTCGTGGCTTTACTTAATAGTATCGAGGCAATTTATGGGCAAAATATGCCCGTTTGCATCTATCCTTATGATGATAATACAACACAAATTACTGCCGAAATTGCTCATCGCCCTAATGTGCAGATTTACGATAATCAAGAGTCAATTCAGCAATGGGATGAGTTTGTTTGCCAGATTTGGGATGCTCACCCCAGCGCCCAAGCACATTGGTTGAAATTAGGTAATTACAAATATTATCGTGTTGGTACTCATAGACGTTATGGTGCATTTGATGGACCTTTTGACCGCTTTGTCTATATGGATGCCGACACTTTATTAATGAGTCCATTAACAGAAGTTTTTAACCAGTTAAATCACAATGATTGGGTAGTATATGATTTTCAGTACACAGATTTATCTCATGTTTATCATCAATCTTCGGCAAAATTAACCGAAATATTTTCACCAGAACGACTGCAAACTGAAATATTTTGTTCGGGATTTTATGGTTCTAAAAAAGGGGTATTTGATGCCCAAATGCGAGAATTATTACTAGAAAAACTCCGCGCAGGAGAAGCCGAAATTCTCTATGATATGGCTCCTGACCAAACTATTCTCAATTATATGGTAATGCGTTCGGGAATCTCTAGCTGTAACTTGGCTCTGGAACTGACTAAAGCTCAGAAAACAGGCTGTTGTGTAAGTTCTGCTCATTTTCAAGCTGAAGATAATATTTTATATGATCACGGGAAACGATTAACTTATATTCACTATATTGGCTTAAAATCGCAATTATTTCAGCAAGTTTGTCAGGGAGAAAATATTGATTTTCCCTATCGGGATGTGTTCTTGCATTATCGCTATCTACACGAACCAGACAAGCGACCAAAATTTACCACTAAAGCGAAGGCTTATAACGCCCCTCCCAGTTTAGCTACGAAAGTTTTGAAAAAGTTAGGATTAACAGGTAGAGGTAAATAA
- a CDS encoding glycosyltransferase family 10 domain-containing protein: MSIKTIGMISSYPNLNKREDWLWPQTPNYFGIWNNIQMQALQAKPDFLLMYQFEFPKPPQPQPWWEKLGKKPQKSEVNINSILRGVPPERVIYLLREPPLTEVIDVAKRSYKEAEKYCGYISGPDDFAPTPDYMPAIWYHGNSFRELNEMPPPEKVYPCSWITSGINRTANHRQRLDFLQSLQSHEIKFDLYGRNLPSWSKNSGEVGNKWHGMAPYYYNLAIENYAENDWYVSEKLWDSLLAWCLPIYYGGSAADKLLPPGSFLRLPSLDEKGIAYIQEVTATPDAWYAAKDAIAEARQIILHKLNLMNWLSEFVAQVSG; encoded by the coding sequence ATGAGTATTAAAACGATTGGCATGATCAGCAGCTATCCAAATCTTAATAAAAGAGAAGATTGGCTGTGGCCACAAACTCCAAATTACTTTGGGATTTGGAACAATATACAAATGCAGGCGCTGCAAGCAAAACCAGATTTCCTGTTGATGTATCAGTTCGAGTTTCCCAAACCTCCCCAGCCCCAACCCTGGTGGGAAAAGTTAGGTAAAAAACCGCAAAAATCAGAGGTAAACATCAACTCTATCCTGCGTGGTGTTCCGCCAGAACGCGTAATTTATCTTTTGCGGGAACCACCATTAACTGAAGTTATCGACGTTGCTAAACGTAGTTATAAGGAAGCAGAAAAATATTGCGGTTATATTTCTGGCCCTGATGATTTTGCGCCAACTCCTGACTATATGCCTGCAATTTGGTATCATGGTAACTCGTTTCGGGAATTAAATGAAATGCCACCACCCGAAAAAGTTTACCCTTGTAGTTGGATTACTTCTGGTATTAACCGCACAGCCAACCATCGCCAGAGGTTAGACTTTTTACAGTCCCTACAATCTCATGAAATTAAATTTGATTTGTATGGGCGCAATTTGCCTTCATGGTCGAAAAATTCGGGGGAAGTGGGTAACAAATGGCATGGTATGGCTCCTTATTATTACAATCTCGCCATTGAAAATTATGCCGAAAATGATTGGTATGTGAGTGAAAAATTATGGGATTCTTTATTGGCTTGGTGCCTACCAATTTATTATGGTGGTTCTGCTGCTGATAAATTATTACCACCGGGGAGCTTTTTGCGGTTACCAAGTTTGGATGAAAAAGGTATTGCCTACATCCAGGAAGTGACAGCTACTCCTGATGCTTGGTATGCTGCTAAAGATGCGATCGCAGAAGCTAGACAAATTATTTTACATAAATTAAATCTAATGAACTGGTTATCAGAATTTGTTGCTCAAGTTTCTGGCTAA
- a CDS encoding ABC transporter ATP-binding protein: MSTSKLLLKFAKPYPGWIVITILLGFSGALFNGVSTALIVPVILKIVGQEVDFTNAPPILKIIINPFDNVPENYRVGVMAGAILLTIIFKNIATYTSVLSSSSFTRMLTSDIRESGLKLLMEVDIDYYAKMKVGDLINSLGGEISRTANAMSNIIKLVILVITISVFVIILLSISWQLTVASAFLLSFVTLINQYAIYRSKSFGKQLSEMSKAYSIAVLETLNGIRLVKATGNEAKEYFRIKKLIRDREAADFQSQVNSQAIAPISEVMGIASLLVIIFLSRTFFSEQISTLSAVLLTYLLVLLRLLPLISQLNSLRSSFANSSTSVAIVTDFLNRDNKPFMNQGNIPYTTLQEGIHFKSLSFAYPGHQKLVLKDVDLFLPCGATLALVGGSGAGKSTLADLLPRFYDPVSGSINIDGRDLRDFDLISMRKKMGIVSQDTFLFNDTVQNNIAYGRPSATVDEIITAAKRANAYEFISNLPQEFETLIGDRGVMLSGGQRQRLAIARALLQNPEILILDEATSALDTVSERLVQAALDDLSRTRTTLVIAHRLSTVQKADQIAVLEQGRVVEVGTHQELLQRGGYYSRLYSMQFSDRPKISTKSSQSFIRISDELRTRFNSMIGFLNLLIDGMVANAQEQQELITKSYKSTLKTITTVDILEDIIQLQIQEQLLSSPHQNLITKYPTFEQIAEKARQHLHTIISILSFLDNSLKPIQPGKSKLIIESYHAAKSLIEDLEKFGNQIFKL, encoded by the coding sequence ATGTCTACCAGTAAATTACTACTAAAATTTGCCAAACCCTATCCAGGTTGGATTGTAATAACGATATTATTGGGATTTTCTGGAGCCTTATTTAATGGGGTTAGTACAGCGCTGATTGTGCCAGTAATTTTAAAAATTGTCGGTCAAGAGGTAGATTTTACTAATGCTCCCCCAATTCTCAAAATTATTATAAACCCATTTGATAACGTCCCAGAAAATTACCGTGTAGGGGTAATGGCTGGGGCAATTTTGTTGACAATTATTTTTAAAAATATAGCTACTTATACCAGTGTATTGTCATCGAGTTCTTTTACACGAATGCTGACATCAGATATCCGCGAATCTGGACTGAAATTATTAATGGAGGTGGATATAGATTATTATGCCAAGATGAAAGTTGGCGATTTAATCAACAGCCTTGGTGGAGAAATTAGTCGGACTGCCAATGCTATGTCTAATATAATAAAATTAGTTATTTTAGTAATTACTATTTCAGTTTTTGTGATCATATTGCTGTCAATTTCTTGGCAATTGACAGTTGCTTCGGCTTTTTTACTATCTTTTGTGACTCTAATAAATCAGTATGCTATTTACCGTTCTAAAAGCTTTGGTAAGCAACTGAGTGAAATGTCTAAAGCCTATTCAATTGCTGTGCTAGAAACACTGAATGGCATAAGATTGGTGAAAGCGACGGGAAATGAAGCGAAAGAATATTTCCGAATTAAAAAACTCATACGCGATCGCGAAGCAGCCGATTTTCAATCTCAAGTTAATTCGCAAGCGATCGCACCAATCAGTGAGGTAATGGGAATTGCATCTTTACTGGTGATTATATTTTTGAGCCGAACTTTCTTTTCAGAGCAAATTTCTACTCTTTCCGCCGTACTATTAACATATTTATTAGTGCTGCTGCGATTATTGCCATTAATTTCTCAGTTAAATAGTCTGCGTAGTAGCTTTGCTAATAGTTCTACAAGTGTAGCCATAGTCACTGATTTTTTAAATCGAGATAATAAGCCTTTTATGAATCAGGGGAATATTCCCTACACAACATTACAGGAGGGAATACATTTTAAATCTCTTTCCTTTGCCTACCCTGGTCATCAAAAGCTAGTACTCAAAGATGTAGACTTATTTTTACCCTGTGGTGCGACTTTAGCTTTGGTAGGTGGTTCTGGTGCTGGTAAATCCACCTTGGCGGATCTGTTACCGAGATTTTATGACCCGGTATCTGGCAGTATTAACATCGACGGTAGGGATCTGCGTGACTTTGATCTCATATCTATGCGAAAGAAAATGGGAATTGTCAGTCAAGATACCTTTTTATTCAATGATACAGTACAGAATAACATCGCTTATGGGCGACCGTCAGCTACTGTGGATGAGATTATCACAGCAGCCAAGCGGGCTAATGCTTACGAGTTCATTAGTAACTTACCCCAGGAATTTGAAACCCTGATTGGCGATCGCGGTGTTATGTTATCTGGTGGACAAAGACAAAGATTAGCGATCGCTCGCGCCCTGTTACAAAATCCCGAAATTCTGATTTTAGATGAAGCCACCAGCGCTTTAGATACGGTTTCCGAACGCTTGGTACAAGCTGCACTTGATGATCTCAGTCGCACTCGCACAACCTTAGTAATTGCTCATCGCCTTTCCACAGTCCAGAAAGCTGATCAAATTGCTGTGTTAGAACAAGGACGTGTAGTAGAGGTAGGAACTCATCAAGAACTTTTACAAAGGGGTGGTTACTACTCACGTCTGTATTCCATGCAATTTAGCGATCGCCCGAAAATTTCCACCAAAAGCAGCCAAAGCTTCATCCGCATCTCTGACGAACTTCGGACGCGGTTCAACTCAATGATTGGGTTCTTAAACTTATTAATTGATGGTATGGTAGCCAATGCCCAAGAACAGCAAGAATTAATTACAAAATCCTATAAATCAACTCTAAAAACCATAACAACAGTTGATATATTAGAAGATATTATTCAATTACAAATCCAAGAGCAATTACTATCATCCCCTCATCAAAATCTCATTACCAAGTATCCAACCTTTGAGCAAATTGCCGAAAAAGCTCGCCAACATCTCCATACAATAATCAGTATCCTGTCCTTTTTAGATAATAGCTTAAAACCAATACAGCCAGGGAAAAGTAAACTGATTATCGAATCATATCATGCTGCTAAATCTTTAATTGAAGATTTAGAAAAATTTGGAAATCAAATATTTAAATTATGA
- a CDS encoding glycosyltransferase family 4 protein, translating to MKISIVVSDLSGGGSVRAFLLAQTLQKISYEVEVIGFLFGQELYAKPPLGIPVVSIPGKNYPEFFGSAKQLLQKIDGDIIYAVKPKPTSFGVSLLKKFTVSRPLLLDMDDWELSWYGGDDWKYSPTPKQLYRDIFKKNGALRFPDHPLYVKWIENLVSRANAITIDTQFLQQRFGGVYVPNGKDTAIFDPNNYNSEISREYYGLSGLRILMFPGAPRPHKGVEDVLIALEQLNQPDLRLVIVGGSPYDNYDEQLMEKWGRWIIKLPRCPIEVMPHVLAAAHIIVVPQRDTLTARAQFPLKLSDGMAMAKPVLSTIVGDIPEILGETGYLVKPSSPEEIAEQIQLIFENLELANQRGERARARCVEKYSIEAMGLTLKSLISQL from the coding sequence ATGAAAATATCAATAGTTGTTAGTGATTTATCTGGTGGTGGAAGCGTTAGAGCATTTTTATTAGCCCAAACACTTCAAAAAATATCTTATGAAGTAGAGGTAATAGGATTTTTATTTGGACAAGAACTATATGCTAAACCACCACTAGGAATACCAGTTGTTTCAATTCCAGGCAAAAACTATCCTGAGTTTTTTGGATCTGCCAAACAGCTTTTGCAAAAAATAGATGGTGATATTATTTATGCAGTTAAACCAAAGCCAACGAGTTTTGGTGTTTCTCTCCTCAAGAAATTCACTGTTTCACGTCCTTTACTATTAGATATGGATGACTGGGAATTAAGTTGGTATGGTGGCGATGACTGGAAGTATAGTCCAACTCCCAAACAATTATATAGAGATATCTTTAAAAAGAATGGTGCATTGAGATTTCCCGACCATCCGCTTTATGTCAAGTGGATAGAAAATTTAGTATCTCGCGCAAATGCAATCACTATAGATACTCAATTCCTCCAACAGCGCTTTGGCGGTGTATATGTGCCTAATGGCAAAGATACGGCAATATTTGACCCCAATAATTATAATTCTGAAATTAGCAGAGAATATTATGGTCTTTCTGGGTTGAGAATTTTGATGTTTCCCGGCGCACCCAGACCTCACAAGGGGGTGGAAGATGTTTTAATAGCATTGGAGCAGTTAAATCAGCCAGATTTAAGACTAGTAATTGTGGGTGGTAGTCCTTATGATAATTATGATGAGCAGCTGATGGAAAAGTGGGGACGTTGGATTATTAAGTTACCAAGGTGTCCGATAGAAGTTATGCCTCATGTATTAGCTGCTGCTCATATTATAGTTGTTCCTCAGCGAGATACTCTCACTGCTCGCGCTCAGTTTCCTCTGAAGCTTTCTGATGGAATGGCAATGGCTAAACCTGTATTATCAACGATAGTTGGAGATATTCCCGAAATTTTGGGTGAAACTGGTTATTTAGTTAAACCTAGTTCTCCTGAAGAAATTGCGGAACAAATTCAATTGATATTTGAGAATTTGGAGTTAGCAAATCAGCGTGGCGAAAGAGCTAGGGCTAGATGTGTGGAAAAATATAGTATAGAGGCGATGGGTTTGACTCTTAAGTCTCTAATTTCCCAATTATAA
- a CDS encoding glycosyltransferase, whose amino-acid sequence MKAVVTLCVGDAANRLGEITHPFLRAYAEKIGANFVEINNLKMGFDVPYFEKYQISNLLEKYDRIIYMDTDIIVDAKCPDLFAIVPEDNFGAFLVSNYTYFHDGAVKDIQKELEDIGWERKYFNSGVMVVSQYHRQVFTKDHNLVTWASNKRAFHEQTILNYTVQKLSIPIYDIGYKFNHTSQIKNSRAIYGRRINQLLNFYDRLLSSISSEYKKYQEEKCKTDKYIVNNPEKKPIKHRFQSYVIHYTGKGHRKQGTKIEQIQKDLSITNNKVLADIISMLPFLEHFF is encoded by the coding sequence ATGAAAGCTGTAGTTACATTGTGTGTTGGAGATGCTGCAAATCGCCTCGGTGAAATTACTCACCCATTTTTACGAGCTTATGCGGAAAAGATAGGAGCAAATTTTGTAGAAATCAACAATCTCAAGATGGGTTTTGATGTTCCTTATTTTGAAAAATACCAAATTTCTAATTTATTAGAAAAGTATGATCGTATAATTTATATGGATACAGACATCATCGTAGATGCTAAATGCCCAGATTTATTTGCAATTGTCCCTGAAGATAATTTTGGTGCTTTTCTAGTTAGCAACTATACATATTTCCATGATGGAGCAGTCAAAGATATTCAAAAAGAATTAGAAGATATAGGGTGGGAGAGAAAATACTTCAATAGCGGTGTCATGGTAGTTTCTCAATATCATCGTCAAGTATTTACTAAAGATCATAATCTTGTAACATGGGCAAGTAATAAAAGAGCCTTTCATGAGCAAACCATATTAAACTATACTGTCCAAAAGCTAAGTATACCAATTTATGACATCGGTTATAAATTCAATCATACAAGTCAAATTAAAAACAGTAGAGCTATATATGGAAGAAGGATAAATCAGCTATTGAACTTTTATGATAGATTACTTAGTTCAATCTCTTCTGAATATAAAAAGTATCAAGAAGAAAAATGTAAAACTGATAAATATATCGTTAATAATCCAGAAAAAAAGCCGATTAAACATCGTTTTCAAAGCTATGTTATCCACTATACGGGCAAGGGTCATAGAAAACAAGGCACTAAAATAGAGCAAATTCAAAAAGACTTATCAATTACCAATAATAAAGTTCTAGCTGATATTATTTCCATGCTGCCATTTCTTGAACATTTTTTTTAA
- a CDS encoding polysaccharide pyruvyl transferase family protein: MLLNIHRRDNNVGDIMSSPLRYFKFPKETQAIDIMTVNNPEILKNNIIIGGGGLIARDFFTEKLNYIADNRKGKLISWGIGHNGYENVDRELKYPQYMDKFDLHGIRDYNQGFNYVPCVSCMSKLFDKKYHVKHEFAIYKHGNSNWKLPMNEFNFPVMENHQVNYKHTKINKLFNLFSPDDFQVSFSKIIKFLGEADTILTNTYHGMYWGILLNKKVLAFPFSTKFYTLKYKVPFCDPLNPNDWQDKLQEARRYPDALAECRDANQQFYQKVIELLN; the protein is encoded by the coding sequence ATGCTACTTAATATTCATAGAAGAGATAATAATGTTGGAGATATCATGTCTTCTCCGCTGCGTTACTTTAAATTTCCTAAAGAAACACAAGCAATTGACATTATGACTGTGAATAACCCAGAAATCTTGAAAAATAACATTATTATCGGTGGAGGTGGATTAATCGCCAGAGATTTCTTTACCGAAAAATTAAATTATATAGCTGATAATAGGAAGGGAAAATTAATATCCTGGGGAATAGGACATAATGGTTATGAAAATGTAGATAGAGAGTTAAAATATCCTCAATATATGGATAAATTCGACTTGCATGGAATTAGAGATTATAACCAAGGCTTTAACTATGTTCCTTGTGTAAGTTGTATGAGTAAGCTTTTTGATAAAAAATATCACGTAAAACATGAATTTGCAATTTATAAACATGGCAATTCAAACTGGAAACTTCCCATGAATGAATTCAATTTTCCAGTAATGGAAAATCACCAAGTTAATTATAAACATACAAAAATCAATAAACTGTTTAACTTATTTAGCCCAGATGATTTTCAAGTTAGTTTTAGTAAAATCATCAAATTTTTAGGTGAAGCTGATACAATTTTAACTAATACCTATCATGGGATGTACTGGGGAATTTTATTAAATAAAAAAGTTTTGGCTTTTCCATTTTCGACTAAATTTTATACTTTGAAGTATAAAGTTCCTTTTTGTGATCCCCTTAATCCAAATGATTGGCAGGATAAACTACAGGAAGCACGTAGGTATCCAGATGCCTTAGCAGAATGTAGAGATGCAAATCAGCAATTCTATCAAAAAGTTATAGAACTTCTAAATTAA